The Athene noctua chromosome 3, bAthNoc1.hap1.1, whole genome shotgun sequence genome includes a region encoding these proteins:
- the PSMC2 gene encoding 26S proteasome regulatory subunit 7: protein MPDYLGADQRKTKEEEKEDKPIRALDEGDIALLKTYGQSTYSRQIKQVEDDIQQLLKKINELTGIKESDTGLAPPALWDLAADKQTLQSEQPLQVARCTKIINADSEDPKYIINVKQFAKFVVDLSDQVAPTDIEEGMRVGVDRNKYQIHIPLPPKIDPTVTMMQVEEKPDVTYSDVGGCKEQIEKLREVVETPLLHPERFVNLGIEPPKGVLLFGPPGTGKTLCARAVANRTDACFIRVIGSELVQKYVGEGARMVRELFEMARTKKACLIFFDEIDAIGGARFDDGAGGDNEVQRTMLELINQLDGFDPRGNIKVLMATNRPDTLDPALMRPGRLDRKIEFSLPDLEGRTHIFKIHARSMSVERDIRFELLARLCPNSTGAEIRSVCTEAGMFAIRARRKIATEKDFLEAVNKVIKSYAKFSATPRYMTYN from the exons CTCTGGATGAAGGAGATATTGCCTTGTTGAAAACATAT GGCCAGAGCACATACTCAAGGCAGATCAAGCAAGTAGAAGATGATATTCAACAACTGCTTAAGAAAATTAATGAGCTCACTG GAATCAAGGAATCCGACACTGGCCTGGCTCCTCCTGCCCTGTGGGATCTGGCTGCGGATAAGCAAACTCTCCAAAGTGAGCAACCATTGCAGGTTGCAAG GTGTACAAAGATAATCAATGCAGACTCCGAGGATCCCAAGTACATTATCAATGTCAAGCAGTTTGCCAAATTCGTGGTGGATCTCAGTGACCAGGTGGCACCTACTGACATAGAAGAAGGCATGCGAGTTGG GGTAGACAGGAACAAGTACCAAATCCATATCCCTTTGCCTCCAAAGATTGATCCCACAGTCACCATGATGCAA GTAGAAGAAAAACCAGATGTCACTTACAGTGATGTTGGTGGTTGTAAAGAGCAGATTGAAAAGCTGAGAGAGGTGGTTGAAACCCCTCTGCTTCAT CCTGAAAGATTTGTTAACCTTGGAATTGAGCCTCCCAAAGGAGTACTTTTGTTTGGACCACCTGGTACAGGCAAAACACTTTGTGCCCGTGCTGTTGCTAACAGGACTGATGCCTGCTTCATCAGAGTGATTGGATCTGAATTGGTGCAGAAGTACGTGGGAGAG GGAGCTCGAATGGTTCGTGAACTCTTTGAAATGGCCAGAACTAAAAAAGCTTGTCTCATATTCTTTGATGAAATTGATGCCATTGGAG GGGCTCGTTTTGAtgatggggctgggggtgacaaTGAAGTGCAACGTACTATGCTGGAGCTGATCAACCAGTTGGATGGTTTTGACCCACGAGGCAACATCAAAGTGCTGATGGCTACAAACAGACCTGATACTCTGGATCCAGCGCTGATGAGGCCCGGCAGGTTGGATAGGAAGATAGAGTTCAGCTTGCCTGATCTTGAG GGGCGAACTCATATATTCAAAATACATGCTCGTTCCATGAGTGTTGAAAGAGACATCAGATTTGAGCTCCTGGCTCGGCTGTGCCCTAATAGCACGG GCGCCGAGATCCGCAGTGTCTGCACGGAGGCAGGCATGTTTGCTATCCGAGCGCGTCGGAAAATCGCAACAGAGAAAGACTTCTTAGAAGCAGTGAACAAAGTCATTAAATCATACGCAAAGTTCAGTGCTACCCCCCGCTACATGACCTACAACTAA